Proteins from a genomic interval of Streptomyces sp. NBC_00820:
- a CDS encoding ADP-ribosyltransferase, whose amino-acid sequence MITTRPRRRILAAALSLGAVLATTAAAPSATPADLKSRAAAPFCPQFEDKIKAAADRSVDVDRITPAPAWRTTCGTLWRNDNRAPETIFPDGFYPRDVVDGQYDVEKYVLVNQPSPYVSTTYDHDLYKTWKSKFNYYIDAPGGVDVNKTIGDTHKWADQVEVAFPGGIARQYIIGACPVDKQTRTELLDDCVSNPYYEPWH is encoded by the coding sequence ATGATCACAACCCGTCCGCGGCGGCGGATCCTCGCCGCCGCCCTGTCCCTCGGCGCCGTCCTCGCGACCACCGCCGCCGCCCCGTCCGCGACCCCGGCGGATCTGAAGTCCCGGGCCGCCGCACCCTTCTGTCCCCAGTTCGAGGACAAGATCAAGGCGGCGGCCGACCGGAGCGTGGACGTCGACCGGATCACGCCGGCCCCGGCGTGGCGCACCACCTGCGGCACCCTGTGGCGCAACGACAACCGCGCACCCGAGACGATCTTCCCCGACGGCTTCTACCCCCGGGACGTCGTCGACGGCCAGTACGACGTCGAGAAGTACGTCCTCGTCAACCAGCCGTCGCCCTATGTGTCGACCACGTACGACCACGACCTCTACAAGACCTGGAAGTCGAAGTTCAACTACTACATCGACGCTCCCGGCGGCGTGGACGTCAACAAGACCATCGGTGACACCCACAAGTGGGCCGACCAGGTCGAGGTCGCCTTCCCCGGCGGCATCGCCCGGCAGTACATCATCGGCGCCTGCCCGGTCGACAAGCAGACCAGGACCGAGCTGCTGGACGACTGCGTCAGCAACCCGTACTACGAGCCGTGGCACTGA
- a CDS encoding ATP-binding protein, whose amino-acid sequence MAGLEGIEQPRGHSRAAAARWSPAVEDEQALKALELFGNPTEAEVPLPSRPESAATARRLAQVVVLRHWGLSPKMTEDVVLLVSELVGNAVRHTGARVFGLRMRRRRGWIRVEVRDPSRGLPCLMPVQEMDVSGRGLFLVDKLSDRWGVDLLPRGKTTWFEMRVSDR is encoded by the coding sequence ATGGCGGGGCTGGAGGGCATCGAACAGCCACGGGGACACAGCCGTGCGGCCGCGGCGCGCTGGTCGCCCGCGGTCGAGGACGAACAGGCGCTCAAGGCGCTCGAACTGTTCGGCAACCCCACGGAAGCGGAGGTCCCGCTCCCGTCCCGCCCCGAGTCGGCGGCCACCGCGCGCCGGCTCGCCCAGGTCGTCGTCCTGCGCCACTGGGGACTGTCCCCCAAGATGACCGAGGACGTGGTCCTGCTCGTCTCCGAACTCGTCGGCAATGCCGTACGGCACACCGGCGCCCGGGTCTTCGGCCTGCGCATGCGCCGCCGCCGCGGCTGGATCCGCGTCGAGGTCCGCGACCCCTCGCGCGGGCTGCCCTGTCTGATGCCGGTCCAGGAGATGGACGTCAGCGGCCGCGGCCTGTTCCTGGTCGACAAGCTCTCCGACCGCTGGGGCGTGGACCTGTTACCGCGCGGCAAGACGACCTGGTTCGAGATGCGCGTCAGCGACCGCTAG
- a CDS encoding polysaccharide deacetylase family protein, translated as MGAVTTTNRRGVLRAGAGLVTGGALAGGCGGAPAASRAAGTSDSTPPPTRAAGRPTAAPRPAPAPRAFPGQPAQITHGPRTRPQVALTFHGQGDPAIATALLTAAERHGARLTVLAVGTWLDEHPSLARRILDGGHDLGNHTQRHIAVNDLSESEARAEITGCADRLKRLTGSIGTWFRPSRSPAASARVVGLARAAGYPHVLSYDVDSLDYTRPGADAVTRKVLAEVRGGSVVSLHFGYPDTVAALPAVLHELDHRGLRAVTTTELLS; from the coding sequence ATGGGTGCCGTGACCACCACCAACCGACGCGGGGTGCTGCGTGCGGGAGCCGGCCTCGTCACCGGCGGAGCACTCGCCGGCGGGTGCGGCGGCGCCCCGGCGGCATCCCGCGCCGCCGGGACCTCCGACTCCACCCCGCCTCCCACCCGCGCGGCCGGCCGCCCCACGGCCGCCCCCCGCCCCGCGCCCGCCCCCCGCGCCTTCCCCGGGCAGCCCGCCCAGATCACCCACGGCCCGCGCACCCGCCCGCAGGTCGCCCTCACCTTCCACGGCCAGGGCGACCCGGCCATCGCCACCGCCCTGCTCACCGCGGCCGAGCGGCACGGAGCCCGGCTCACCGTGCTCGCCGTCGGCACCTGGCTGGACGAACACCCGAGCCTCGCCCGCCGCATCCTCGACGGCGGTCACGACCTCGGCAACCACACCCAGCGGCACATCGCCGTCAACGACCTGTCCGAGAGCGAGGCCCGCGCGGAGATCACCGGCTGCGCGGACCGGCTGAAGCGGCTCACCGGGTCCATCGGCACCTGGTTCCGCCCCTCCCGCTCCCCGGCCGCCTCCGCACGCGTCGTCGGGCTGGCCCGCGCCGCCGGCTACCCGCACGTGCTGTCGTACGACGTCGACTCGCTCGACTACACCCGCCCCGGCGCCGACGCCGTCACCCGCAAGGTGCTCGCCGAGGTGCGCGGCGGATCGGTGGTGAGCCTGCACTTCGGGTATCCGGACACGGTCGCCGCCCTCCCCGCCGTACTCCACGAACTCGACCACCGCGGCCTGCGCGCGGTCACCACCACGGAGCTGCTGAGCTGA
- a CDS encoding GNAT family N-acetyltransferase, whose amino-acid sequence METLRDVLDAAARGVFPPADGRTTVVAQHCDRDAGVVAFTGHSVVFTDEDPRWVYDTLRGLDCDPLAASLNPRFLAAFMDRTGRRTETVDAVLVGAPLPGPPRLALREIEDAGHPRVAYAWGRRDEVRAWTADGGVLMAGRGVGGRLEVSVEVDEGVRHRGLGRALVTAARQLVTEPLWAQVAPGNARSMRAFQAAGYVPVGAEALLVGATAGAPVGATVSATARSTGC is encoded by the coding sequence GTGGAGACCTTGCGGGACGTGCTCGACGCGGCGGCGCGCGGCGTCTTTCCCCCGGCGGACGGCCGTACGACGGTCGTGGCGCAGCACTGCGACCGGGACGCGGGGGTGGTCGCGTTCACCGGACACTCGGTCGTCTTCACTGACGAGGACCCCCGCTGGGTGTACGACACCCTGCGCGGGCTGGACTGCGATCCGCTCGCCGCGTCGCTGAACCCCCGCTTCCTCGCCGCCTTCATGGACCGCACCGGCCGCCGCACGGAGACCGTGGACGCGGTTCTGGTCGGTGCTCCCCTGCCGGGCCCGCCGCGGCTCGCGCTGCGGGAGATCGAGGACGCCGGGCATCCCCGCGTCGCCTACGCCTGGGGGCGCCGCGACGAGGTACGGGCGTGGACGGCGGACGGCGGGGTGCTGATGGCGGGGCGCGGGGTCGGCGGCCGCCTGGAGGTGTCCGTCGAGGTGGACGAGGGGGTACGGCACCGGGGGCTGGGGCGGGCGCTGGTGACGGCGGCCCGGCAGCTGGTCACGGAGCCGCTGTGGGCGCAGGTCGCGCCGGGGAACGCCCGCAGCATGCGGGCGTTCCAGGCGGCCGGTTACGTGCCGGTGGGCGCGGAGGCGCTGCTCGTCGGCGCGACGGCTGGTGCGCCGGTTGGTGCGACGGTCAGTGCCACGGCTCGTAGTACGGGTTGCTGA
- a CDS encoding glycoside hydrolase family 25 protein, translating into MLHGIDVSAFQSSSYDTDGLSFVFIKATEGRSYVNSRLAAQTKTARDAGLVVGFYHFLWPGNLTAQAEYFARHAPERPGDVLAVDWETTGEGTHASNAEKDAFIRKVKQLRPDNRVILYTNRDYWLNIDTTSYAGDGLWIADYVTAGKPRIKAKWRFHQYTSDPLDRDVADFSSKAALREWAADA; encoded by the coding sequence ATGCTGCACGGCATCGACGTAAGCGCGTTCCAGTCATCCTCGTACGACACGGACGGCCTGTCCTTCGTCTTCATCAAGGCGACGGAGGGACGTTCGTACGTCAACTCCAGACTCGCGGCCCAGACGAAGACCGCCCGGGACGCCGGGCTGGTCGTCGGGTTCTACCACTTCCTGTGGCCGGGGAATCTGACCGCTCAGGCCGAGTACTTCGCCCGGCACGCCCCGGAGCGGCCGGGGGACGTCCTGGCCGTGGACTGGGAGACGACCGGGGAGGGGACGCACGCGAGCAACGCGGAGAAGGACGCCTTCATCCGGAAGGTGAAGCAGTTGCGGCCGGACAACCGGGTCATCCTGTACACGAACCGGGACTACTGGCTCAACATCGACACCACCTCGTACGCCGGCGACGGGCTCTGGATCGCCGACTACGTCACGGCGGGCAAGCCCCGGATCAAGGCGAAGTGGCGTTTCCACCAGTACACTTCCGACCCGCTCGACCGGGACGTGGCGGACTTCTCCAGCAAGGCCGCGCTGCGGGAGTGGGCCGCGGACGCGTAG
- a CDS encoding MerR family transcriptional regulator, with product MIDDGTALLTIGELARATGLTVRTIRYWSDEGALPPVGRSAGGYRLYDSASVARLELIHTLRELGLGLDDVRRVLAGETTVAEVAAAHVVALDAQIGALKVTRAVLSTVARRGSTAEEMTLMNKLARLSTAERRRILEEFVEEMFHGLDTADPDIRERMRNTAVDLPDDPTPEQVDAWVELAELIQDPAFRAQMREAAEFNAADRGHSTPAGASMWFYKRLVQLAGQARERGIAPEAPEAGRILRELLGDADRDAVLARMKSSHNVRAARYRELMATLKGTTLQAHEEEFAWVVAALEARAGR from the coding sequence GTGATCGACGACGGCACCGCACTTCTCACCATCGGCGAGCTGGCACGGGCCACCGGCCTGACCGTTCGCACCATCCGCTACTGGTCCGACGAGGGTGCGCTGCCCCCGGTGGGCCGCTCAGCCGGCGGCTACCGGCTCTACGACAGCGCCTCCGTCGCCCGCCTGGAGCTGATCCACACCCTGCGCGAGCTGGGCCTCGGCCTGGACGACGTGCGCCGGGTGCTGGCGGGCGAGACGACGGTGGCCGAGGTCGCGGCGGCGCACGTGGTGGCGCTGGACGCGCAGATCGGCGCCCTGAAGGTGACCCGTGCGGTGCTGTCGACCGTGGCGCGACGCGGCTCGACCGCAGAGGAGATGACCCTGATGAACAAGCTGGCACGGCTGTCGACGGCCGAACGCAGGCGGATCCTGGAGGAGTTCGTGGAGGAGATGTTCCACGGCCTGGACACCGCGGACCCGGACATCCGCGAGCGCATGCGGAACACGGCCGTCGACCTGCCCGACGACCCGACGCCCGAGCAGGTCGACGCCTGGGTGGAGCTGGCCGAGCTGATCCAGGACCCCGCGTTCCGGGCGCAGATGCGCGAGGCGGCCGAGTTCAACGCCGCCGACCGCGGGCACAGTACCCCCGCCGGCGCTTCCATGTGGTTCTACAAGCGGCTCGTCCAGCTTGCCGGGCAGGCACGCGAACGCGGCATCGCACCCGAGGCCCCCGAGGCCGGCCGGATCCTGCGCGAACTGCTCGGCGACGCCGACCGGGACGCCGTCCTCGCCCGCATGAAGTCGTCCCACAACGTCAGGGCGGCCCGCTACCGCGAACTCATGGCCACGCTCAAGGGAACGACCCTCCAGGCCCACGAGGAGGAGTTCGCATGGGTGGTCGCCGCACTGGAGGCTCGCGCGGGCCGTTAA
- a CDS encoding NADPH-dependent F420 reductase, whose protein sequence is MKIGIIGAGNIGGNLTRRLTALGHDVSVANSRGPETLKALAEETGATAVRAEEAANGAEIVVVTVPLKAVPDLPAGLLDGAAEDAAVIDTNNYYPRERDGRIAAIEDEGLTESRWTGQHLGHPVVKAFNGTYAQDILDRHRPAGAPDRLALPVAGDDPAAKAKVRALIDELGFDTVDSGTLDDSWRQQPGTPVYGLQEGTEAVREALAAASPERPADFRG, encoded by the coding sequence ATGAAGATCGGCATCATCGGCGCGGGCAACATCGGCGGCAACCTCACCCGGCGGCTCACCGCCCTCGGTCACGACGTGTCCGTGGCCAACTCCCGCGGTCCCGAGACGCTCAAGGCACTGGCCGAGGAGACCGGCGCGACGGCCGTGCGCGCCGAGGAGGCCGCGAACGGCGCCGAGATCGTCGTCGTCACCGTCCCCCTCAAGGCAGTCCCGGACCTCCCCGCCGGCCTTCTCGACGGCGCGGCCGAGGACGCGGCGGTGATCGACACCAACAACTACTACCCGCGAGAGCGCGACGGCCGGATCGCGGCCATCGAGGACGAGGGCCTGACCGAGAGCCGCTGGACCGGGCAGCACCTGGGACACCCGGTCGTGAAGGCCTTCAACGGCACCTACGCCCAGGACATCCTGGATCGCCACCGTCCGGCCGGCGCCCCCGACCGCCTGGCCCTCCCGGTGGCCGGCGACGACCCCGCCGCCAAGGCGAAGGTCCGCGCGCTCATCGACGAACTGGGCTTCGACACCGTCGACTCCGGCACCCTGGACGACTCCTGGCGCCAGCAGCCCGGCACCCCCGTCTACGGTCTCCAGGAGGGCACGGAAGCCGTCCGTGAGGCACTGGCGGCGGCGTCGCCGGAACGCCCGGCGGACTTCAGGGGCTGA
- a CDS encoding EF-hand domain-containing protein — protein MADIEEARKQFQRMDADGDGFITAAEFKSALAQEGDWNVTETVAEAIIRTRDLNGDKVLSFDEFWTYLSK, from the coding sequence GTGGCGGACATCGAGGAAGCACGCAAGCAGTTCCAGCGGATGGACGCGGACGGTGACGGATTCATCACCGCGGCGGAGTTCAAGTCCGCCCTGGCCCAGGAAGGTGACTGGAACGTCACCGAGACGGTGGCCGAGGCCATCATCAGGACCCGCGACCTCAACGGTGACAAGGTGCTGTCGTTCGACGAGTTCTGGACCTACCTGAGCAAGTGA
- a CDS encoding YVTN family beta-propeller repeat protein has translation MRTTNAARLLAAGAALTALTLLTACGGGDGGHRESQALPSKAAVRPPQVRRQTSVLPGMPPVQDPHDLYAADRPNRLSPVVKDFPSLVYVPNTNSDTVSVIDPRTYRIVRTIRVGRQPQHVVPSWDLKTLWVNNDRGNSLTPIDPATGKAGKAVAVHDPYNLYFTPDGKYAIVMASMDRQLVFRDAHTMKTVKAVPVSCFGVNHADFSADGRYFVVSCEFSGELLKVDTARMKVVAHQKLPLRGAMPQDVKISPDGKLFYIADMAANGVWILNGDTFAKPSFLATGKGAHGLYVSRDSRVMYVSNRGEGTISLFDFTRSRLTGKWRLPGGGSPDMGGVSADGKVLWLSGRYNSEVYALDTGTGKLLARVKVGSGPHGLAVYPQPGRYSLGHTGIFR, from the coding sequence ATGCGAACGACGAACGCCGCCCGCCTCCTGGCCGCCGGAGCCGCCCTCACCGCCCTGACCCTGCTGACCGCGTGCGGAGGAGGCGACGGCGGGCACCGCGAGAGCCAGGCCCTCCCCAGCAAGGCGGCGGTCCGGCCACCGCAGGTGCGCCGGCAGACGAGCGTCCTGCCCGGGATGCCCCCGGTGCAGGACCCGCACGACCTCTACGCGGCCGACCGCCCGAACCGGCTGTCCCCGGTCGTCAAGGACTTCCCGTCCCTGGTGTACGTCCCCAACACCAACTCCGACACGGTCTCGGTCATCGACCCCAGGACCTACCGGATCGTCAGGACCATCCGGGTCGGCCGCCAGCCGCAGCACGTCGTGCCCTCCTGGGACCTGAAGACCCTGTGGGTCAACAACGACCGCGGCAACAGCCTCACCCCGATCGATCCGGCGACCGGCAAGGCCGGCAAGGCGGTCGCCGTGCACGACCCGTACAACCTGTACTTCACACCCGACGGGAAGTACGCCATCGTCATGGCCTCCATGGACCGCCAGCTCGTCTTCCGGGACGCGCACACCATGAAGACCGTCAAGGCGGTGCCCGTCAGCTGCTTCGGCGTCAACCACGCCGACTTCTCCGCCGACGGCCGCTACTTCGTCGTCTCCTGCGAGTTCAGCGGGGAACTGCTCAAGGTCGACACCGCGCGGATGAAGGTCGTCGCCCACCAGAAGCTGCCCCTGCGCGGTGCCATGCCGCAGGACGTCAAGATCTCCCCGGACGGCAAGCTGTTCTACATCGCCGACATGGCGGCCAACGGCGTGTGGATCCTGAACGGCGACACCTTCGCCAAGCCGTCGTTCCTCGCCACCGGCAAGGGCGCGCACGGGCTGTACGTCAGCCGGGACTCCCGGGTGATGTACGTCTCCAACCGCGGCGAAGGGACCATCTCGCTCTTCGACTTCACCCGCAGCCGGCTCACCGGGAAGTGGCGCCTGCCCGGCGGCGGCAGCCCCGACATGGGCGGGGTCTCGGCCGACGGCAAGGTGCTGTGGCTGTCCGGCCGCTACAACTCCGAGGTGTACGCCCTCGACACCGGCACCGGCAAGCTGCTCGCCCGCGTCAAGGTCGGCAGCGGCCCGCACGGCCTCGCCGTCTACCCGCAGCCCGGCCGCTACTCACTGGGCCACACCGGCATCTTCCGCTGA